The Salvelinus fontinalis isolate EN_2023a chromosome 9, ASM2944872v1, whole genome shotgun sequence genome has a window encoding:
- the LOC129861897 gene encoding forkhead box protein B1-like — MPRPGRNTYSDQKPPYSYISLTAMAIQSCPEKMLPLSEIYKFIMDRFPYYRENTQRWQNSLRHNLSFNDCFIKIPRRPDQPGKGSFWALHPSCGDMFENGSFLRRRKRFKVMMMMAAQEHLAQSKQSDAAHYLRLSALAATGTHLPQMSSYNLGVSQPSTFKHPFAIENIIAREYKVPGSLAFSTMQSMSAGYPLHNHLTAAWPHMYNTMVDSVSPISMSGDYVAYRMPLKSLCHGGQTLPAIPVPIKPTPTTVGLSAGLTPHTSAFLSNSPQSLSPTSPQTDPSQSSPPTPRETHTNPTLQSVAVH, encoded by the coding sequence ATGCCTCGACCAGGGAGGAACACGTACAGCGACCAGAAACCTCCCTATTCCTACATCTCCCTCACCGCCATGGCCATCCAGTCGTGCCCGGAGAAGATGCTCCCTCTCAGCGAGATCTACAAGTTCATCATGGACAGGTTCCCCTACTACAGAGAGAACACCCAGCGGTGGCAGAACTCCTTACGACACAACCTGTCCTTCAACGACTGTTTCATCAAGATCCCGCGGCGTCCGGACCAGCCCGGGAAGGGAAGCTTCTGGGCTCTGCACCCCAGCTGCGGGGACATGTTCGAGAACGGGAGCTTCTTGCGTCGCCGTAAACGGTtcaaggtgatgatgatgatggctgCTCAGGAGCACCTGGCTCAGTCCAAGCAGTCTGACGCAGCCCATTATCTCAGGCTCAGTGCCCTGGCTGCCACCGGCACACACCTCCCTCAGATGTCCAGCTATAACTTGGGAGTGTCACAGCCATCAACTTTTAAACACCCATTTGCTATAGAGAACATCATCGCCAGAGAGTACAAGGTTCCCGGGAGTCTGGCGTTCTCCACCATGCAGTCCATGTCTGCAGGCTACCCGCTGCACAACCACCTGACTGCGGCCTGGCCTCACATGTACAACACTATGGTGGACTCGGTTTCTCCTATCTCTATGAGCGGTGACTACGTGGCCTACCGCATGCCCCTTAaatctctgtgtcacggaggacAGACCCTACCCGCCATTCCGGTGCCCATCAAACCCACCCCGACCACGGTGGGTCTCTCGGCGGGGCTGACGCCCCACACATCCGCCTTCCTTTCGAACTCTCCCCAATCTCTGAGCCCCACCTCCCCGCAGACAGACCCCAGCCAAAGCAGCCCCCCCACTCCCAGGGAGACTCACACCAACCCGACACTGCAGTCCGTGGCAGTGCACTAA